The Clostridium sp. AWRP genome has a window encoding:
- a CDS encoding FAD-dependent oxidoreductase, with protein sequence MDYDVLILGGGIIGCAVSYELSKYNLNIALIEKDYDIANDVAPIDYSIVYDGLECEDISLSKLEFAGSKIMSGLASKFNIFFEKKGYLLLADTKEGEKKLICMYNKALNRGMENIQLLDGEEVRKIEPNLGKNIKKAIYSKNTGIISPYDLAISYGEIACDNGVNFKLGEEVLDIESISKGFKVVTNKNKFTCNMVLNTTPGKNYSIDRENRVNQNVKYLEYFSVEKKLSKPYNNIISTIGEGDNKTCIIPGKENKLLVGLKNSEKISCEEGLQKISGFIKNLSQENINDFYNSHFYDDFLIIDDSLIDEDYIKIIGKHYGQVTMTPAIANIVCKTVVNKLNCRLKKDFVDKRREFYKFRELSNEERKKIIKLNRKYGKVICYCNKVTEGEIIDAISRPLGARTIEGIKRRTGATFGDCRGTRCLYEVASILARETNKKITDIVKDSKNSNIMVGRIKEFDKM encoded by the coding sequence ATGGATTATGATGTGCTTATATTAGGAGGGGGAATAATAGGATGTGCAGTTTCCTATGAACTTTCAAAGTATAATTTAAATATAGCATTGATTGAAAAAGATTATGATATTGCTAATGATGTAGCACCTATAGATTATTCTATAGTATATGATGGATTGGAATGTGAAGATATATCATTATCAAAACTTGAATTTGCTGGCAGTAAGATTATGTCTGGCTTGGCATCTAAGTTTAATATTTTCTTTGAGAAGAAGGGATACTTACTGTTAGCAGATACTAAAGAAGGTGAGAAAAAGCTAATTTGTATGTATAATAAAGCTTTGAATAGGGGCATGGAAAACATACAGTTGTTAGATGGAGAAGAAGTACGGAAGATAGAGCCAAATTTAGGAAAAAATATAAAGAAAGCTATTTATTCTAAAAATACGGGGATTATATCACCTTATGATTTAGCTATTTCTTATGGTGAAATTGCTTGTGACAACGGGGTCAATTTTAAATTAGGGGAAGAAGTTTTGGATATAGAAAGTATATCCAAAGGTTTTAAGGTAGTGACTAATAAAAATAAATTCACATGTAATATGGTACTAAATACGACCCCGGGTAAAAATTATAGTATAGATAGAGAAAATAGGGTAAATCAAAATGTAAAATATTTAGAGTATTTTTCTGTAGAAAAAAAATTAAGCAAACCCTATAATAATATAATTTCTACAATAGGGGAGGGGGATAATAAAACATGTATTATCCCTGGAAAAGAAAATAAATTGTTAGTAGGATTAAAGAATAGTGAAAAAATAAGTTGTGAAGAGGGACTACAAAAAATAAGTGGTTTTATAAAAAACTTATCACAGGAAAATATTAATGATTTTTATAATTCACATTTTTATGATGATTTTTTAATTATAGACGATAGTTTAATTGATGAAGATTATATTAAAATAATAGGAAAACATTATGGGCAGGTTACAATGACACCTGCAATTGCAAATATAGTATGTAAGACAGTAGTAAACAAACTAAATTGCCGCTTGAAAAAGGATTTTGTGGATAAGAGGAGGGAATTCTATAAATTTAGAGAACTTTCTAATGAGGAAAGAAAAAAGATAATAAAACTAAATAGAAAATATGGGAAGGTTATATGTTATTGTAATAAGGTAACAGAGGGTGAAATAATAGATGCCATAAGTAGACCATTAGGGGCACGTACTATAGAAGGTATTAAGAGAAGGACTGGTGCAACTTTTGGAGATTGTAGAGGGACTAGGTGTCTTTATGAAGTGGCATCAATTCTTGCAAGGGAGACTAATAAAAAAATTACGGATATAGTTAAAGATTCTAAAAATTCCAATATCATGGTAGGTAGAATAAAGGAGTTTGATAAAATGTAA
- the serS gene encoding serine--tRNA ligase: MLDLKRIRNNPEEVKKQLSNRGEDFDPATIDEVIALDEKRRKTLVEVEALKNKRNQDSAQIAKMKRNGENADDLVGEMKHVSDNIKQYDTELSELNGKIEYIMLRIPNIPNPAVPEGKSDEDNVEIRKWSEPTKFDFKPKAHWDIGTDLDILDFERGGKVSGSRFTFYKGLGAKLERAIITYYLDFHTEKHGYTEILPPYMVNRTSMTGTGQLPKFEEDAFRISNNDYFLIPTAEVPVTNFHRDEVLKGEDLPLKYVAYSACFRAEAGSAGRDTRGIIRQHQFNKVEMVKFTRPEESYDELEKLTNDAEDVLKGLKIPYRVVRICKGDLGFTAALKYDIEVWMPSYNRYVEISSCSNFEDFQARRANIKYKETPKDKPKYVHTLNGSGVAIGRTVAAILENYQKEDGSVIIPEILRPYMGGKEVIK; this comes from the coding sequence ATGTTAGATTTAAAAAGAATAAGAAACAATCCAGAGGAAGTAAAAAAACAACTTTCAAATAGAGGAGAAGATTTTGATCCAGCAACTATTGATGAAGTAATAGCTTTAGATGAGAAGAGAAGAAAAACTCTAGTTGAAGTAGAAGCTTTAAAGAATAAAAGAAATCAAGATTCAGCTCAGATAGCTAAAATGAAAAGAAATGGTGAAAATGCAGATGATTTAGTTGGTGAAATGAAACATGTATCAGATAATATAAAACAGTATGATACTGAATTATCAGAATTAAATGGAAAAATAGAGTATATAATGCTTAGGATACCTAATATTCCTAATCCTGCAGTTCCAGAAGGAAAATCAGACGAAGACAATGTAGAAATTAGAAAATGGTCAGAGCCTACTAAGTTTGATTTTAAACCTAAAGCTCATTGGGATATAGGTACAGATCTTGATATACTTGACTTTGAAAGAGGTGGAAAGGTATCAGGTTCTAGATTTACATTTTACAAGGGGTTAGGAGCTAAACTTGAAAGAGCTATAATAACTTATTATTTAGATTTTCATACAGAAAAGCATGGATATACAGAAATATTACCTCCTTATATGGTAAATAGGACTAGTATGACTGGTACAGGCCAGCTTCCTAAATTTGAAGAAGATGCTTTTAGGATATCAAATAATGATTACTTTTTAATTCCAACTGCAGAAGTACCAGTAACTAATTTTCATAGAGATGAGGTTCTAAAAGGAGAAGATTTGCCATTAAAATATGTCGCATATAGTGCATGTTTTAGAGCGGAGGCAGGATCAGCAGGAAGAGATACAAGAGGAATAATAAGACAACATCAATTTAACAAAGTTGAAATGGTTAAATTCACAAGACCTGAAGAATCTTATGATGAGCTTGAAAAACTCACTAATGATGCGGAAGATGTACTTAAAGGACTGAAAATTCCATATAGAGTAGTTAGAATATGTAAGGGAGACCTAGGCTTTACTGCAGCACTTAAGTATGATATAGAGGTTTGGATGCCAAGTTACAATAGATATGTAGAAATATCAAGCTGCAGTAATTTTGAGGATTTCCAAGCAAGACGTGCTAATATAAAATATAAGGAAACTCCAAAAGACAAACCAAAGTATGTGCATACTTTAAATGGATCAGGAGTTGCTATAGGAAGAACAGTTGCAGCTATCCTAGAAAACTATCAGAAAGAAGATGGAAGTGTTATAATTCCTGAAATATTAAGACCATATATGGGTGGAAAAGAAGTAATAAAATAA
- a CDS encoding UPF0182 family protein has translation MKKKMAIGIFILVLVLCISFLNNIVNFVINIQWFKQVGYLSVYFTKLVAVCKLMIPLFIISFIGIWLYYKSLRISIIKYRKVVEVKSSKVKIEKKIVFFIDLIVSFLASYAFASAYWYRILQFTNSVSFNKKDPILNLDISFYIFKLPLIQSIYSALVSLFILLGLITLFTYFILSMKDRFVSRNFKKNFGKINILDSGLTRFAGKQLAVLAALIILCISIGYILKCINLVYSQNGVAFGASYTDAHVSLLFYKIIAVASFIAAIVIFISIIRVKIKPIVASIVVIIVLIISGNLMAFVVQNFVVKSNQKTLESPYIKYNIDYTRSAFNIDNVDARSFQVKDDLTSKNIENNMDTINNIRINSFDPTLEFYNQVQIIRYYYNFNNIDIDRYNINGKFNQVFVGAREINSKAIDPNTWQNRHLIYTHGYGIVMNKVNSVTSEGQPNFVIKDMPPNNSTDIKIQNPRIYFGEKTDNYAVVNTKIGEFDYPKGSNNATNIYNGTDGIKLGFLNRLLFAINQKDLNFLLSRDISKESKILINRNIVDRVNKIAPFLNYDSDPYIVASGGKLYWILDGYTVSNRYPFSQPQNDVNYMRNSVKVTIDALNGDVNFYIVDKTDPIIKSYAKIFPNLFKNMNQLSPDIVKHFKYPKDLFNIQCSVLGKYHVTDPGVFYSGEDLWEVAKNQKHVSGEKNLMESPYVVMKLPGANKEEMILLQYFNMRDKDNMVALFGARMDGKNYGKMILYKFPPEKTIYSPYLFKQKLNQDTTISTQLSLWNKDGSKVQFGDTMIVPINNSLVYIEPMYLRASGKDSIPEMKRVVVSYGDKIILAESIDDALQQIFNYKQNNQSQENSATQSQLVPTSNDNQEKMKQAKSLYENALNAQKNGDWSGYGDNIKKLGDILNSLSK, from the coding sequence ATGAAGAAGAAAATGGCAATAGGTATTTTTATTTTAGTTTTAGTATTGTGTATTTCATTTTTAAATAATATCGTAAATTTCGTAATAAATATACAGTGGTTTAAACAAGTAGGATACTTATCTGTTTATTTTACCAAGCTTGTAGCGGTATGTAAGCTTATGATACCTTTATTTATTATAAGCTTTATAGGAATATGGTTATATTATAAAAGTCTAAGGATAAGCATTATAAAGTATAGAAAAGTTGTTGAGGTAAAAAGTAGTAAAGTTAAAATTGAGAAGAAAATAGTTTTTTTTATTGATTTGATTGTGTCTTTTTTAGCTTCTTATGCATTTGCATCAGCTTATTGGTATAGAATTTTACAATTCACAAATTCAGTATCTTTCAACAAAAAAGACCCAATTTTAAATTTAGATATTTCTTTTTATATATTTAAATTACCGCTTATACAATCTATATATAGTGCACTTGTAAGCCTATTTATTTTATTAGGATTGATAACTCTTTTTACATACTTTATATTAAGTATGAAGGATAGATTTGTATCACGAAATTTTAAGAAAAATTTTGGTAAAATAAATATATTAGATAGTGGGCTTACTAGATTTGCAGGGAAACAATTGGCAGTTTTAGCTGCTCTTATAATATTGTGTATATCAATAGGGTATATTTTAAAGTGTATTAACCTTGTTTATAGCCAAAATGGAGTAGCATTTGGTGCAAGTTATACAGATGCTCATGTAAGTTTGTTGTTTTACAAAATTATTGCAGTAGCATCTTTTATTGCTGCTATAGTTATATTTATTAGTATAATTAGAGTTAAAATTAAACCTATAGTGGCATCTATAGTTGTAATAATAGTTTTAATTATAAGTGGAAATTTAATGGCTTTTGTGGTTCAAAATTTTGTAGTTAAATCCAATCAAAAAACTTTAGAAAGTCCATATATAAAATATAATATAGATTATACCCGTAGTGCATTTAATATTGATAATGTGGATGCTAGGTCTTTTCAAGTTAAGGATGATTTAACTTCAAAGAATATAGAAAATAATATGGATACGATAAATAATATAAGGATAAATTCTTTTGATCCTACACTTGAATTTTATAATCAAGTTCAAATTATAAGATATTATTATAACTTTAATAATATTGATATAGACAGATACAATATAAATGGGAAATTTAATCAAGTTTTTGTAGGTGCGAGAGAAATAAACAGCAAGGCAATAGATCCAAATACATGGCAAAATAGGCATCTTATATATACCCATGGTTATGGAATAGTTATGAACAAAGTTAATTCTGTAACTTCAGAAGGACAGCCTAACTTTGTCATAAAAGATATGCCACCTAACAATTCTACTGATATAAAAATTCAAAATCCAAGAATATATTTTGGTGAAAAAACGGATAACTATGCAGTAGTTAATACTAAAATAGGTGAATTTGATTATCCTAAAGGAAGTAATAATGCAACTAATATTTATAATGGAACAGATGGAATAAAATTAGGATTTCTAAATAGATTATTATTTGCAATAAATCAGAAGGATTTAAATTTCTTATTATCCAGGGATATATCAAAAGAAAGTAAGATATTGATAAATAGAAATATAGTTGATAGAGTCAATAAAATAGCACCTTTTTTAAATTATGACTCAGATCCTTATATAGTTGCAAGTGGAGGAAAGTTATATTGGATATTAGATGGGTACACTGTTTCAAATAGATATCCTTTTTCACAACCTCAGAATGATGTAAATTATATGAGAAATTCTGTGAAGGTTACGATAGATGCTTTAAATGGAGACGTAAATTTTTATATAGTGGATAAAACTGATCCTATAATAAAAAGCTATGCAAAAATATTTCCTAACTTATTTAAAAATATGAATCAACTATCACCTGATATAGTTAAGCATTTTAAATATCCAAAGGATTTGTTTAATATTCAATGTAGTGTACTTGGAAAATATCATGTAACAGATCCAGGAGTATTTTATAGTGGAGAAGATTTGTGGGAAGTAGCTAAGAACCAAAAACATGTTAGTGGCGAAAAGAATCTAATGGAGTCTCCTTATGTTGTTATGAAACTTCCAGGTGCTAATAAAGAAGAAATGATATTGCTGCAATATTTTAATATGAGAGATAAAGACAATATGGTAGCTTTATTTGGAGCTAGGATGGATGGAAAAAACTATGGAAAGATGATTCTATATAAATTTCCTCCAGAGAAGACGATATATAGCCCGTACTTGTTTAAACAAAAATTAAATCAGGATACGACTATATCTACTCAATTGTCACTTTGGAATAAAGATGGGTCTAAGGTTCAATTTGGTGATACCATGATAGTTCCTATAAATAATTCTTTGGTTTATATAGAGCCTATGTATCTTAGAGCTAGTGGCAAAGATAGTATACCAGAGATGAAAAGAGTCGTAGTATCTTATGGTGATAAAATAATATTAGCTGAAAGTATAGATGATGCTTTGCAGCAGATATTTAACTATAAGCAAAATAATCAATCACAAGAAAATAGTGCTACTCAAAGTCAGCTGGTTCCTACTAGTAATGACAATCAGGAAAAGATGAAGCAGGCTAAGAGTTTGTACGAGAATGCATTAAATGCACAAAAAAATGGTGATTGGTCAGGATATGGAGATAATATTAAAAAACTTGGAGATATATTGAATTCACTAAGTAAATAG
- a CDS encoding transcription repressor NadR, with translation MDSKKRRIYIREILKKNDKPQKGYILAEKLGVTRQIIVKDIAILRAEGKDIIATPDGYLIPKAEKNLVKAVIAVSHETSEIEDELKIIVKFGGKVQDVIVEHPLYGEIKSMLMIKNLYDIENFINKIKQYKAEPLLILTGGVHLHTIVAENDDIIRNIKRELKEKKYIISD, from the coding sequence ATGGATTCAAAAAAAAGAAGAATATATATTAGAGAAATTCTTAAAAAAAATGACAAACCTCAAAAGGGTTATATTTTGGCAGAAAAGTTAGGGGTTACTAGACAAATAATAGTTAAAGATATAGCAATTTTAAGGGCAGAAGGTAAAGATATAATAGCAACCCCAGATGGTTATCTGATTCCAAAAGCAGAAAAGAATTTAGTTAAGGCTGTAATAGCAGTTTCACATGAAACAAGTGAAATAGAGGATGAACTTAAAATTATAGTTAAATTTGGAGGTAAAGTACAAGATGTAATAGTAGAACATCCCCTTTATGGTGAAATAAAAAGTATGCTTATGATAAAAAATTTATATGATATTGAAAATTTTATAAATAAAATAAAGCAGTATAAAGCAGAACCACTATTAATATTAACAGGAGGTGTGCATTTACATACTATAGTTGCAGAAAACGATGACATAATTAGAAATATAAAAAGGGAATTGAAAGAGAAAAAGTATATTATTTCTGATTGA
- a CDS encoding HDIG domain-containing metalloprotein: MIFYRIKQFYWALTSRINEQDSRFIKSILSIEELKLFNKLSINEQKHCVKVAYDVERICNSKQGTVDEKLLLKAALLHDIGKIDRKLNLIDKSFIVSMDRISKGKLRKFSQKPKINVYYNHSKIGVEILKKIEYNEKLFYLIENHHNNDTHNNDLELNILKYCDKRN; encoded by the coding sequence TTGATATTTTATAGAATAAAGCAATTTTATTGGGCATTAACTTCTAGAATTAATGAACAGGATAGTAGGTTTATAAAAAGTATTTTAAGTATAGAAGAATTAAAATTATTTAATAAACTGTCCATAAATGAACAAAAGCATTGCGTGAAAGTAGCATATGATGTAGAGCGTATTTGTAATAGTAAGCAAGGTACAGTAGATGAGAAATTGCTTCTAAAGGCTGCTCTTTTACATGATATAGGTAAGATAGATAGAAAGCTAAATCTAATAGACAAATCATTTATAGTATCAATGGATAGAATTTCAAAAGGAAAATTAAGAAAATTTTCTCAAAAGCCAAAGATAAATGTATATTACAATCATAGTAAAATAGGAGTAGAGATATTAAAAAAGATAGAGTATAATGAAAAATTATTTTATTTGATAGAAAATCATCATAATAACGATACTCATAATAATGATTTGGAGTTAAATATATTAAAGTATTGCGATAAAAGAAATTAA
- a CDS encoding DUF1667 domain-containing protein, which translates to MIKERTGTKFDRQCIASKDREDIDENLYSGEENLKLKEDNRCDIFTTIVRIKGCNCNVVSVKSSKPLDKSLWLECSKVLARIHVGAPIKIGDIICKNILNTKVDIICTKNVNKITK; encoded by the coding sequence TTGATAAAGGAGAGAACAGGTACTAAATTTGATAGGCAATGTATAGCTAGTAAAGATAGAGAGGATATTGATGAAAATTTATATAGTGGAGAAGAAAATTTGAAATTAAAAGAAGATAATAGGTGTGATATATTTACTACTATAGTTAGAATAAAAGGGTGTAATTGCAATGTAGTGTCAGTAAAGAGTTCTAAGCCACTAGATAAAAGCCTGTGGCTTGAATGTTCAAAAGTTTTAGCTAGAATACATGTTGGAGCACCTATAAAAATTGGTGATATAATTTGCAAAAATATACTAAATACGAAGGTGGACATAATTTGTACTAAAAATGTTAATAAAATTACAAAATAA